A single genomic interval of Selenobaculum gibii harbors:
- a CDS encoding tyrosine-type recombinase/integrase — protein sequence MFKKSKDGILMKIKKVADFELLAEEYVLIREAEVSKYTVNSIRHTLRHFLASFDGEITEKSLKLKALQFLSGKNNEHYNKQLQAIRGFLQYCVSEGYLDENPCAVIKYKPHSGRIVQHSEEVIRKLLDAPDRNTWAGLRDYTAMVLTLDTGIRPNELVQVCIADFDFASSYLYLRESITKTKQKRTLPLSDVCVSAVKKLIHYRHASWEGEIVFCSWRGEEITTGDLRDRFRAYSKTTGTQITPYHLRHTFALYFLRNSSKTGVFALQKIMGHSKLEQTKNYVALLEADIQQAHQTASPIANLLGRSTGKKKALLMKI from the coding sequence ATGTTCAAAAAAAGTAAAGACGGAATACTAATGAAGATTAAAAAGGTAGCTGATTTTGAGTTATTGGCGGAGGAGTATGTTTTGATACGGGAAGCCGAAGTATCGAAGTATACGGTTAATTCTATCCGACATACTCTGAGGCACTTTCTTGCCAGTTTTGATGGAGAAATAACAGAAAAAAGCTTGAAACTTAAAGCGCTGCAGTTTTTAAGCGGAAAAAACAATGAGCATTATAACAAGCAGTTGCAGGCGATTCGTGGTTTTCTACAGTATTGTGTAAGTGAGGGATATTTAGATGAAAATCCTTGTGCGGTAATAAAATATAAACCGCATAGCGGTCGGATTGTTCAACATAGTGAGGAAGTTATCCGAAAACTCTTGGATGCACCAGACAGAAATACTTGGGCTGGATTACGCGATTATACGGCAATGGTTTTGACCTTAGATACGGGTATTCGTCCGAATGAGTTGGTTCAAGTATGTATCGCTGACTTTGATTTTGCCAGTAGTTATTTGTATTTAAGAGAAAGTATTACAAAAACAAAGCAGAAAAGAACTTTACCGTTGTCAGATGTGTGTGTGTCGGCGGTCAAAAAGCTTATTCATTATCGACATGCAAGTTGGGAAGGCGAAATTGTTTTTTGTAGCTGGCGCGGAGAAGAAATTACCACAGGAGATTTGAGGGATAGATTTAGGGCTTATTCGAAAACGACAGGTACGCAAATTACACCGTATCACTTGAGGCATACTTTTGCGCTTTATTTTTTACGGAATTCTTCCAAGACAGGTGTATTTGCCCTGCAAAAAATTATGGGACATAGCAAGTTGGAACAAACCAAAAACTATGTAGCTTTGTTGGAAGCAGATATTCAGCAGGCACACCAAACGGCATCCCCGATTGCCAACTTACTTGGACGAAGCACGGGCAAGAAAAAAGCGCTACTTATGAAAATATGA
- a CDS encoding helix-turn-helix transcriptional regulator → MTISERIKRFRKEKGLTQKELGDLVNKSSQVISNWERGYTTTINHNDITNLTKVLGKSIELIIGTDYVPT, encoded by the coding sequence GTGACAATTAGCGAACGAATAAAGAGATTTAGAAAAGAAAAAGGGTTAACTCAGAAAGAATTAGGTGATTTAGTTAATAAGTCGTCACAAGTTATTTCAAATTGGGAACGAGGATATACAACGACAATAAATCATAATGATATAACGAATCTAACTAAAGTACTTGGTAAGTCTATAGAATTAATAATTGGCACTGACTATGTTCCAACCTAG
- a CDS encoding ImmA/IrrE family metallo-endopeptidase: MINYKLCVKNLINKHSTSNPFDLAKALGLKIICAPLPCNIRGFLVRVLKRRYIILNDTLCYQAQKITICHEIGHAQLHKGYGYYFMQTIHIMFLLRENLKQTIIQYIYYPTLTILTWI; encoded by the coding sequence ATGATAAATTACAAACTCTGTGTAAAAAATCTTATTAACAAACATAGCACAAGTAATCCCTTTGATCTAGCCAAAGCATTAGGTTTAAAAATTATATGCGCTCCACTCCCCTGTAATATTCGTGGGTTCCTGGTCCGCGTACTAAAACGCAGATATATTATTTTAAATGATACCTTATGTTATCAAGCACAAAAAATAACTATCTGCCATGAAATAGGACACGCTCAACTACATAAAGGTTACGGCTACTATTTCATGCAGACAATACATATTATGTTCCTGCTAAGAGAGAATTTGAAGCAAACAATTATTCAATACATCTACTATCCTACTCTAACGATATTAACGTGGATCTAA
- a CDS encoding N-terminal phage integrase SAM-like domain-containing protein — translation MKGSVRKRGGIWYYRINLGIIDNERKETERAVGTSEKEVWKALRQAMVDIDQTGRYFDPSSKSFSDYLDEFIESRELNLKEYTLIRYKSAIKNHLKPALGKYKIKNISPALIQKFIDSKKREGFSQNTTLLIFAVLRKALKYAVQLFGYIKINPKG, via the coding sequence ATGAAAGGATCTGTAAGAAAACGCGGTGGCATATGGTACTATCGCATTAATTTGGGAATCATAGATAACGAGAGAAAAGAAACCGAAAGGGCTGTTGGGACAAGCGAAAAAGAGGTATGGAAAGCTCTCCGACAAGCTATGGTAGACATTGACCAAACTGGACGCTATTTCGATCCTAGTAGTAAATCATTTTCTGATTATCTTGATGAATTTATAGAAAGTCGTGAATTAAATCTAAAGGAGTATACTTTAATCAGGTATAAGTCAGCTATAAAGAATCATTTAAAGCCAGCTCTAGGTAAATATAAAATTAAAAATATCTCCCCTGCCCTAATTCAAAAATTTATTGATAGCAAAAAAAGAGAAGGATTTAGCCAAAACACAACATTACTCATATTTGCAGTATTAAGAAAAGCATTAAAATACGCAGTTCAACTTTTTGGATATATAAAAATAAATCCAAAAGGATGA
- a CDS encoding tyrosine-type recombinase/integrase, with translation MRYFGKWCKEAFGDACGLSFHSLRHTHATVLLENTADVKYVSTRLGHAPIKITLDIYAHVTQKMKNSNIQIIENSFYNSLARKIKLPRAKITIR, from the coding sequence ATGAGATATTTCGGAAAATGGTGTAAAGAAGCATTTGGAGATGCTTGCGGTTTATCCTTTCATAGTCTAAGACATACTCATGCAACTGTACTTCTTGAAAATACTGCTGACGTGAAATATGTATCTACGAGACTTGGACATGCCCCCATAAAAATAACTTTAGATATATACGCTCATGTAACTCAAAAAATGAAAAATTCTAACATACAAATAATAGAAAATAGTTTTTATAATAGCCTTGCCCGCAAAATAAAATTGCCGCGGGCAAAAATAACGATAAGATAG
- the lexA gene encoding transcriptional repressor LexA, which translates to MSIESQLNQRQQEIFYFIKESLMNNGYPPSVREIGKAVGLKSTSTVHGYLNKLEELGLIKRDPSKPRAIDILDEKPWLKATVSIPLVGQVTAGIPILAVENIEEVYPFPKSLLGTYEDNVFMLTVKGESMINAGIFDGDYIMVREQNTANNNDIVVALINGETATVKRFFKEKDFIRLQPENDTMSPIYERNVSILGKVIGVFRQL; encoded by the coding sequence ATGTCTATTGAATCACAACTTAATCAACGTCAACAAGAAATATTTTATTTTATTAAAGAATCCTTAATGAATAATGGATACCCCCCTTCTGTTCGTGAAATTGGTAAAGCTGTAGGGCTTAAATCAACTTCTACAGTTCATGGCTATTTAAATAAACTTGAGGAGTTAGGATTAATAAAAAGAGATCCTTCTAAGCCTCGTGCAATAGATATTTTAGATGAAAAGCCATGGCTAAAAGCTACGGTATCTATTCCACTGGTTGGACAAGTAACAGCTGGCATACCTATTTTAGCGGTAGAAAATATTGAGGAAGTTTATCCTTTTCCAAAATCACTACTTGGCACTTATGAGGATAATGTTTTTATGCTTACGGTAAAAGGGGAAAGCATGATTAATGCAGGAATCTTTGATGGTGATTATATTATGGTACGTGAACAAAATACAGCCAATAATAACGATATTGTAGTTGCGTTGATTAATGGTGAAACCGCTACAGTAAAACGATTTTTTAAAGAAAAAGACTTTATTCGATTACAGCCAGAAAATGATACCATGTCTCCTATTTATGAACGGAACGTATCAATTTTGGGTAAAGTTATTGGTGTCTTTAGACAATTGTAG
- the nifJ gene encoding pyruvate:ferredoxin (flavodoxin) oxidoreductase translates to MATNVQRKMKTMDGNTAAAYISYAFTDVAAIYPITPSSDMAEHVDEWSAQGKKNIFGQAVQVVEMQSEGGAAGAVHGSLQSGALTTTYTASQGLLLMIPNMYKIAGELLPGVFHVSSRVVGSNSISIFGDHSDVMATRQTGFAMLAESSVQQVMDLAAVAHLSAIKTSVPFLNFFDGFRTSHELQKVELLEYDELAKLLDYEALNRFRRKALNPDHPVLRGTVQTSDINFQHRESLNKYYKNIPDIVEEYMQEISKLTGREYHLFNYHGAKDAERIIIAMGSMCETIEEVVDYLNSQGEKVGVLTVHLYRPFSAKHFLAAIPKTTKKIAVLDRTKEIGSFAEPLYLDVKSVFYGNEELKPVIVGGRCGVGGKDVTPAHVYAIFENLSMAKPKDNFTVGIDDDVNHTSLPKINDFILHTPSITSCKFWGLGSDGTVGANKNAIKIIGNHTNMYAQAYFSYDSKKSGGVTISHLRFGNKPIKSPYLINQPDFVACHNQSYVDKYDILSGLKAKGKFLLNCRWTEKDLEIYLPNSMKIYIAQNNIDFYIIDAVAIAEEIGLGGRINMIMQSAFFKIAEIIPVDDAIRYLKDAVVASYGHKGDHIVKMNHNAIEKGVSAIIKITIPNAWHNLEAKVAEPKKSMPEFIENILLPMARQEGDKLPVSAFNGLEDGTFPFGSAAYEKRGIAINVPEWNDENCIQCNQCSYICPHAAIRPVLLSQAEVNHAPDSFLHKPAIGAKELAYHMAISPLDCTGCGNCAQVCPAKNKALIMKPLTTQTSKDASWQYTLNVEEKINPMNKFTVKGSQFEQPLLEFSGACAGCGETPYAKLVTQLFGDRMVIANATGCSSVWAGSAPSVPYTTNRKGHGPAWGNSLFEDNAEFGLGMLVGAKQIREQLIQNIKHLQELNLSKELTAGCKEWLENSHDTYISREISNKLLALIQSERNIHPLLEEIYTNRDFLVKRSHWLFGGDGWAYDIGFGGLDHVLASGEDINVLVFDTEVYSNTGGQSSKATPTAAIAKFAAGGKKTKKKDLGMMAMSYGYVYVAQIAMGADKNQTMKAIKEAEAYPGPSLIIAYAPCINHGLKAGMGFSQLEAKRAVDSGYWSLYRYNPLLKDENKNPFMLDSKEPSLNFQEFLMGEVRYSSLKKQFPDIAQELFNKTEKDAKERLNQYKNLAK, encoded by the coding sequence ATGGCAACCAATGTACAGAGAAAAATGAAAACTATGGATGGTAATACAGCAGCAGCTTATATCTCTTATGCTTTTACTGACGTAGCAGCAATCTATCCAATTACGCCATCATCGGATATGGCAGAGCACGTAGATGAATGGTCTGCGCAAGGAAAAAAGAATATATTTGGTCAAGCAGTTCAAGTCGTTGAAATGCAGTCAGAAGGCGGAGCGGCTGGAGCAGTACACGGATCTTTGCAATCCGGTGCATTAACTACAACCTATACAGCTTCTCAAGGCTTACTTCTTATGATACCTAATATGTACAAAATTGCCGGAGAACTGCTACCTGGTGTTTTCCATGTTAGTTCACGTGTTGTTGGATCAAATTCAATTAGTATTTTCGGCGATCATTCTGACGTCATGGCAACGAGGCAGACTGGTTTTGCAATGCTGGCAGAAAGTAGCGTACAGCAAGTCATGGATTTAGCTGCTGTAGCACATTTATCAGCCATTAAAACGAGTGTCCCTTTCTTAAACTTTTTTGATGGATTCAGAACATCTCATGAACTTCAAAAAGTTGAGCTTCTAGAATATGACGAATTGGCTAAATTATTAGATTATGAAGCGTTAAATCGTTTTAGACGCAAAGCTCTAAACCCAGATCATCCAGTTTTACGGGGGACCGTTCAAACTTCAGATATTAATTTTCAACATAGAGAATCATTAAATAAATATTATAAGAATATTCCCGATATCGTAGAAGAATATATGCAGGAAATCAGTAAACTTACAGGTAGAGAATATCATCTATTTAATTATCATGGTGCAAAGGATGCAGAAAGAATTATTATTGCAATGGGCTCAATGTGTGAAACAATTGAAGAAGTTGTTGATTATTTGAATAGTCAAGGAGAAAAAGTAGGTGTTCTCACGGTTCACTTATACAGACCTTTTTCAGCTAAACATTTTCTTGCTGCAATCCCTAAAACGACAAAAAAAATTGCGGTTTTAGATAGAACCAAAGAAATTGGTTCCTTTGCAGAACCTTTATACTTAGATGTAAAATCTGTTTTTTATGGAAATGAAGAGTTAAAACCAGTCATTGTTGGCGGACGTTGTGGAGTAGGTGGAAAAGACGTAACTCCGGCACATGTGTATGCAATTTTCGAAAATTTATCTATGGCAAAACCAAAAGATAACTTTACCGTAGGGATTGATGATGACGTAAATCATACTTCTTTACCAAAAATAAATGATTTTATTCTTCATACTCCTTCTATTACAAGTTGCAAATTTTGGGGACTAGGTTCCGATGGAACTGTCGGAGCCAATAAAAATGCAATTAAAATTATTGGAAATCATACGAACATGTATGCGCAAGCTTATTTTTCTTATGATTCAAAGAAATCTGGTGGAGTTACAATTTCTCACTTGCGTTTTGGTAATAAGCCAATTAAATCACCATATCTAATCAATCAACCTGATTTTGTTGCTTGCCACAATCAATCCTATGTAGATAAATATGATATTCTAAGCGGATTAAAAGCAAAAGGAAAATTCTTGTTAAATTGTCGTTGGACTGAAAAAGACTTAGAAATCTATCTTCCAAACTCAATGAAAATATATATTGCCCAGAATAATATTGATTTCTACATCATTGATGCCGTTGCAATTGCTGAAGAAATTGGTTTAGGCGGTAGAATTAACATGATTATGCAATCCGCCTTTTTCAAAATTGCTGAAATTATTCCAGTAGATGATGCAATCCGCTATTTAAAAGATGCTGTTGTTGCTTCTTACGGCCATAAAGGTGATCATATTGTTAAAATGAATCATAATGCGATCGAGAAAGGCGTTTCTGCCATAATAAAAATTACAATTCCGAACGCTTGGCATAACTTAGAAGCTAAAGTTGCTGAACCTAAAAAATCCATGCCGGAATTTATTGAAAATATTTTATTGCCAATGGCTCGTCAAGAAGGCGACAAATTGCCAGTTAGCGCATTTAATGGGTTAGAAGATGGAACTTTTCCTTTTGGAAGTGCAGCTTATGAAAAAAGGGGAATTGCAATTAATGTTCCTGAATGGAATGATGAAAATTGTATTCAATGTAATCAATGTTCCTATATTTGCCCTCATGCAGCAATTCGTCCAGTGCTCTTAAGTCAAGCAGAAGTTAATCATGCGCCAGATTCATTCCTCCATAAGCCTGCCATAGGTGCTAAAGAGTTAGCATATCATATGGCAATATCACCATTAGATTGTACTGGCTGTGGTAACTGCGCTCAGGTTTGCCCGGCGAAAAATAAAGCATTGATAATGAAACCATTGACAACTCAGACCTCAAAAGATGCTTCTTGGCAGTATACCTTAAATGTAGAAGAAAAAATAAATCCAATGAATAAATTTACTGTTAAAGGAAGTCAATTCGAACAACCATTACTTGAATTTTCGGGAGCTTGTGCTGGATGCGGCGAAACACCATATGCAAAATTAGTTACGCAATTGTTTGGTGATCGAATGGTGATTGCCAATGCAACAGGATGCTCCTCTGTATGGGCCGGTAGCGCTCCATCAGTTCCATATACAACGAATAGAAAAGGGCATGGCCCAGCCTGGGGAAATTCATTATTCGAAGATAATGCAGAGTTTGGCTTAGGTATGCTTGTAGGAGCTAAACAAATCCGAGAACAATTAATCCAAAATATTAAACACCTGCAAGAATTAAATTTATCTAAAGAATTGACTGCGGGATGTAAAGAGTGGTTAGAAAACAGTCATGATACATATATTTCCAGGGAAATTTCCAATAAACTTCTCGCTTTAATTCAAAGTGAAAGAAATATTCATCCACTATTAGAAGAAATCTATACGAATCGAGACTTTTTAGTAAAACGTTCCCATTGGTTATTTGGTGGAGATGGCTGGGCCTATGATATAGGCTTTGGCGGACTTGATCATGTTCTAGCTTCAGGAGAAGATATCAATGTTTTAGTATTCGATACTGAAGTATATTCAAATACAGGCGGGCAATCTTCAAAAGCAACACCAACTGCGGCGATCGCAAAATTTGCTGCTGGAGGTAAGAAGACAAAGAAAAAAGACTTAGGTATGATGGCAATGAGTTATGGCTATGTTTATGTAGCACAAATTGCAATGGGAGCCGATAAAAATCAAACAATGAAAGCGATTAAAGAGGCAGAGGCGTATCCTGGTCCATCCTTAATTATCGCTTATGCTCCATGTATTAATCACGGCTTAAAAGCAGGGATGGGGTTTAGTCAATTAGAAGCAAAAAGAGCTGTAGATAGTGGATATTGGTCTTTATATCGTTATAATCCACTACTAAAAGATGAAAACAAAAATCCTTTCATGTTGGATTCTAAAGAACCTTCTCTAAACTTTCAAGAATTCTTGATGGGTGAGGTTAGATATTCTTCATTGAAAAAACAATTTCCTGACATTGCACAAGAGTTATTTAATAAGACAGAAAAAGATGCGAAGGAAAGATTAAATCAATATAAAAATTTGGCAAAATAA